Proteins co-encoded in one Ruegeria sp. HKCCD4315 genomic window:
- a CDS encoding polymer-forming cytoskeletal protein — MFSKSKINEPASKAPEAAKPAAPATPAAPAPTESKPATAPKPKPPASVLSSDLHITGNIKTSGDIQVEGTVEGDIRAHLLTIGESATIKGEVTADDVVINGRIVGRVRGLKVRLTSTARVEGDIIHKTIAIESGAHFEGSVQRQDDPLNPGRSAKGGSNPAADVKQ, encoded by the coding sequence ATGTTTTCTAAAAGCAAAATCAACGAGCCCGCATCCAAGGCACCTGAGGCGGCCAAACCTGCCGCTCCGGCGACCCCAGCGGCCCCTGCTCCAACCGAGTCGAAACCTGCCACTGCGCCCAAGCCAAAGCCGCCTGCGTCGGTTCTGTCCTCGGATCTGCACATCACCGGCAACATCAAGACCTCCGGTGACATTCAGGTGGAAGGCACTGTCGAAGGCGACATCCGTGCTCATCTTCTGACCATTGGTGAATCTGCAACCATCAAAGGTGAAGTCACCGCCGATGACGTCGTGATCAACGGCCGCATCGTTGGCCGGGTACGTGGCCTGAAGGTGCGCCTGACCTCGACCGCGCGTGTCGAAGGCGACATCATCCACAAGACCATCGCCATCGAAAGCGGTGCGCATTTCGAAGGTTCGGTGCAGCGTCAGGACGATCCGCTGAACCCTGGCCGCAGCGCCAAGGGGGGGTCGAACCCGGCGGCTGACGTCAAACAATAA
- a CDS encoding alpha/beta fold hydrolase, translating into MKITATTFVLGCLATASWAADPRLSIPAAPEMPPANTSGTAEINGINMYYATYGDGEGTPILMIHGGLAHGDIWAAQVADLAADHTVIVADTRGHGRSTNDGSTYSYGLLSQDYLALLDHLEIDQVHLVGWSDGANIGYSISSTNPERLASHFAHAGNVTLDGIDPSVETNEVFGAYVGMMAEDYAAMSPTPDGFEAFLGGVAAMWSTEKPGGLEALSSITVPTLVVQSAHDEAILMAHSQAISEAIPGADLLVLKDVSHFASFQKPDAYTQAIRDFIDQ; encoded by the coding sequence ATGAAGATTACAGCGACTACATTTGTACTGGGATGCCTGGCCACCGCCAGTTGGGCTGCCGACCCGCGGCTGAGCATCCCAGCAGCCCCAGAGATGCCCCCAGCCAACACGTCCGGAACTGCTGAAATCAATGGGATCAATATGTACTACGCCACCTATGGAGACGGAGAGGGCACACCGATCTTAATGATCCATGGTGGCTTGGCGCATGGTGACATCTGGGCAGCGCAGGTTGCGGATCTTGCCGCAGATCACACCGTGATCGTTGCCGACACTCGCGGGCACGGGCGATCAACCAATGATGGCAGCACATATTCCTACGGATTGCTGTCGCAGGATTACCTGGCTTTGTTGGATCATCTGGAGATCGATCAAGTGCATCTGGTTGGCTGGTCCGACGGGGCCAACATCGGCTATTCGATTTCGAGCACCAACCCGGAACGGTTGGCCAGTCATTTTGCTCATGCGGGTAATGTGACGCTGGATGGCATCGATCCGTCAGTAGAAACCAACGAAGTGTTTGGCGCCTATGTCGGCATGATGGCCGAAGATTATGCAGCAATGTCCCCCACGCCAGATGGATTCGAAGCGTTCCTGGGCGGGGTTGCTGCTATGTGGAGCACCGAAAAACCCGGTGGTTTGGAGGCGCTGTCGTCGATCACTGTCCCGACACTGGTCGTTCAAAGCGCGCATGACGAAGCTATCCTAATGGCACATTCGCAGGCAATTTCCGAGGCTATTCCGGGGGCAGACTTGCTTGTTCTGAAAGATGTCAGTCACTTTGCTTCGTTTCAGAAGCCGGATGCCTATACGCAAGCTATCCGCGACTTTATCGATCAATAA
- the aqpZ gene encoding aquaporin Z encodes MSSKLLAEFFGTFWLVLGGCGSAVLAAGVADVGIGWLGVSFAFGLTVLTMAYTVGPISGGHFNPAVSLGLMIGGRFPAKDLLPYWVAQVVGAIAAAIVLYLIVSGAPGFEGVGGFASNGYGDASPQGYSMMSVLVIEIVMTAFFIFIILGATSDKAPAGFAPIAIGLALTLIHLVSIPVSNTSVNPARSTGVALFADGPALAQLWMFWVAPLIGGAVGALIWKVTSSED; translated from the coding sequence ATGTCGTCAAAATTACTTGCCGAGTTCTTCGGTACCTTTTGGCTGGTTCTCGGAGGCTGCGGCAGTGCCGTTTTGGCCGCAGGAGTTGCAGATGTCGGCATCGGATGGCTTGGCGTGTCCTTCGCCTTCGGCCTGACGGTTCTGACAATGGCCTACACGGTTGGTCCGATATCTGGCGGTCACTTCAACCCGGCGGTCAGCTTGGGGCTGATGATTGGCGGAAGGTTTCCAGCCAAAGATCTGCTGCCCTATTGGGTCGCTCAGGTTGTCGGAGCGATTGCAGCCGCCATTGTGTTGTACCTGATCGTTAGCGGAGCACCCGGTTTCGAAGGGGTCGGAGGGTTCGCATCAAACGGATACGGAGACGCGTCCCCGCAAGGCTATTCGATGATGTCCGTTCTGGTGATCGAAATTGTGATGACGGCCTTTTTCATCTTCATCATTCTGGGCGCAACTTCAGATAAGGCACCGGCTGGTTTCGCACCGATTGCCATTGGCCTGGCACTGACACTGATCCATCTGGTGTCAATTCCGGTCAGCAACACATCGGTCAATCCCGCCCGGTCCACCGGAGTCGCCCTGTTCGCAGACGGCCCCGCGCTGGCACAGCTTTGGATGTTCTGGGTGGCACCCCTGATCGGCGGCGCGGTCGGTGCGTTGATCTGGAAAGTGACTTCATCTGAAGACTAA
- a CDS encoding TraR/DksA C4-type zinc finger protein: protein MNEFESSYFETKIRERLAELEQLSASGQKAQAVVELDQQAVGRLSRMDALQNQAMAKAQQTNRDIEKSRLQAALVRIEEEEYGYCEDCGDRIPDARLTLDLAAIRCVNCAAG from the coding sequence ATGAATGAGTTCGAAAGCTCATATTTTGAAACAAAAATTCGCGAGCGACTGGCCGAGTTGGAACAGCTTTCAGCGTCAGGTCAAAAGGCGCAGGCTGTCGTTGAACTGGATCAACAAGCGGTTGGCCGACTGAGTCGCATGGATGCCTTGCAAAACCAGGCCATGGCAAAGGCGCAACAAACCAATCGCGATATTGAAAAAAGCCGTCTTCAAGCCGCCTTGGTACGCATTGAAGAGGAGGAATACGGGTATTGCGAGGATTGCGGCGACCGAATTCCGGATGCACGGCTGACGCTGGACTTGGCCGCCATCAGATGTGTCAACTGCGCTGCCGGGTGA
- a CDS encoding peptidylprolyl isomerase, with amino-acid sequence MAEIKDPENTIIIELKGGNVVIELLPDVAPQHSARMKELARGGEYDNVAFHRVIDGFMAQTGDVQHGDMEDGFNLRMAGTGGSSLPNVPAEFSKLPHDRGTLGAARSQNPDSANSQFFINFKDNHFLNGQYTVYGRVIDGMEHVDAIVRGEPPANPDRMISVKVAADV; translated from the coding sequence ATGGCCGAGATCAAAGATCCCGAAAACACAATCATCATCGAGCTGAAAGGCGGTAACGTCGTCATCGAGCTGTTGCCCGACGTGGCCCCCCAGCACAGCGCGCGGATGAAGGAACTGGCCCGTGGCGGAGAATATGACAACGTAGCCTTTCACCGTGTGATCGACGGTTTCATGGCGCAAACCGGCGACGTTCAGCACGGCGATATGGAAGACGGCTTCAACCTGCGCATGGCGGGCACCGGTGGGTCGTCACTGCCGAACGTTCCTGCCGAGTTCTCCAAACTGCCCCATGATCGCGGCACGCTGGGCGCGGCACGGTCGCAAAACCCGGATTCGGCCAACTCTCAGTTCTTCATCAACTTCAAGGACAACCACTTCCTGAACGGTCAATACACCGTTTATGGCCGCGTGATCGATGGCATGGAGCATGTGGATGCCATCGTTCGGGGCGAGCCGCCAGCGAACCCGGATCGCATGATCAGCGTCAAAGTGGCCGCCGATGTATAA
- the pdhA gene encoding pyruvate dehydrogenase (acetyl-transferring) E1 component subunit alpha has translation MAARKTTKKPNVSAEELKTYYREMLLIRRFEEKAGQLYGMGLIGGFCHLYIGQEAVVVGLEAAAQEGDKRITSYRDHGHMLACGMDPGGVMAELTGREGGLSKGKGGSMHMFSKEKHFYGGHGIVGAQVPLGAGLAFADKYKENGGVTFTYFGDGAANQGQVYETFNMAALWDLPVVFVIENNQYAMGTAQARSTSSPDIYVRGEAFGIPGEIVNGMDVLAVKAAGEKAVAHCRAGKGPYILEVKTYRYRGHSMSDPAKYRTREEVQKVREQSDPIEHVRELLLTGKHATEDDLKAIDKEIKEVVNQAAEFSKESPEPSVEELWTDIYA, from the coding sequence ATGGCTGCGCGAAAAACCACAAAGAAACCAAATGTTTCTGCGGAAGAGCTCAAAACCTACTACCGCGAGATGCTGCTGATCCGCCGATTCGAGGAAAAGGCCGGTCAACTTTACGGTATGGGTCTGATTGGCGGCTTCTGCCACCTTTACATCGGACAGGAAGCGGTTGTTGTCGGCCTCGAAGCCGCCGCACAGGAAGGTGACAAACGCATCACCTCGTATCGCGATCACGGCCATATGCTGGCCTGCGGTATGGATCCGGGCGGCGTTATGGCCGAACTGACCGGGCGCGAAGGCGGCCTTTCCAAAGGCAAGGGCGGCTCGATGCACATGTTCTCGAAAGAGAAGCATTTCTATGGCGGTCACGGCATCGTTGGTGCACAGGTTCCGCTGGGCGCAGGTCTGGCCTTTGCTGACAAATATAAAGAGAACGGTGGCGTGACATTCACCTATTTCGGTGATGGCGCGGCCAACCAAGGTCAGGTCTATGAGACGTTCAACATGGCTGCTCTCTGGGATCTGCCAGTGGTCTTTGTGATCGAAAACAACCAATACGCTATGGGTACAGCGCAGGCGCGATCAACATCGTCGCCAGACATCTACGTGCGCGGCGAGGCGTTTGGCATTCCCGGCGAGATCGTCAACGGTATGGATGTGTTGGCGGTTAAGGCCGCAGGTGAGAAAGCCGTGGCCCACTGCCGTGCGGGCAAAGGCCCTTACATCCTTGAGGTTAAAACCTACCGGTATCGCGGCCACTCGATGTCTGACCCGGCCAAGTACCGCACCCGCGAAGAAGTTCAGAAGGTCCGCGAACAAAGCGATCCGATCGAACATGTGCGCGAGCTGCTGCTGACCGGCAAACACGCAACCGAGGATGATCTGAAGGCGATCGATAAAGAAATCAAAGAGGTCGTCAATCAAGCCGCCGAATTCTCGAAAGAAAGCCCCGAGCCTTCCGTCGAAGAGCTCTGGACTGACATTTACGCCTGA
- a CDS encoding peptidylprolyl isomerase produces the protein MYKLAAVFALVTSPALASGLQIEVEGEGANGTISIDLFEDVAPKHVEQITALATDGQYDGVVFHRVIDGFMAQTGDVQYGNSGADGFDMRYAGRGGSDRPDLPAEFSEVTFDRGVVGMARSNDPDSANSQFFIMFEPGPFLDGQYTVVGQVTDGMNVVDAIKRGHSQTGAVTGQPDVMKKVTVTE, from the coding sequence ATGTATAAGCTGGCTGCGGTTTTTGCACTGGTGACCAGCCCGGCACTGGCCAGCGGTCTGCAGATTGAGGTCGAAGGGGAAGGGGCCAATGGCACCATCTCGATCGACTTGTTCGAGGACGTCGCTCCCAAGCATGTGGAACAGATCACTGCGCTGGCCACCGACGGTCAGTATGATGGCGTCGTGTTTCACCGCGTGATTGACGGCTTCATGGCACAAACCGGCGACGTGCAATACGGCAATTCCGGTGCGGACGGGTTTGACATGCGTTACGCTGGACGCGGCGGATCCGACCGTCCTGATTTGCCGGCCGAATTCTCCGAGGTCACCTTTGACCGGGGCGTGGTCGGCATGGCGCGTTCGAACGATCCGGATTCGGCCAATTCGCAGTTTTTCATCATGTTCGAACCCGGCCCGTTCCTGGACGGGCAGTACACTGTGGTCGGTCAGGTGACCGATGGCATGAACGTGGTGGATGCGATCAAACGCGGGCATTCCCAGACCGGAGCGGTCACGGGCCAGCCCGACGTGATGAAAAAAGTCACCGTCACTGAATAA
- a CDS encoding pyruvate dehydrogenase complex dihydrolipoamide acetyltransferase: MPTEILMPALSPTMEEGTLAKWLVKEGDTVSSGDLLAEIETDKATMEFEAVDEGTIGKILIAEGTEGVKVNTAIAVLLEDGESADDIGATPAAAPAAAPAAETAAPAASETPASAPAPAAPVKADGGRVFASPLARRIAAQKGLDLSQIAGSGPHGRIVKADVESATAAPAAAAPAPATAAPSAPAAPTGPSADMVARMYEGREYEEIQLDGMRKTIAARLSEAKQTIPHFYLRRDIKLDALLKFRSQLNKQLEGRGVKLSVNDFIIKAVANALQQVPACNAVWAGDRVLQLKPSDVAVAVAIEGGLFTPVLQDADTKSLSALSTEMKDLAARARERKLAPHEYQGGTFAVSNLGMFGIDNFDAIVNPPHAGILAVGTGVKKPVVGDDGELTVATVMSVTMSVDHRVIDGALGAELLKAIVDNLENPMVMLA, translated from the coding sequence ATGCCCACCGAAATTCTGATGCCCGCCCTTTCACCCACCATGGAGGAAGGCACGCTTGCCAAATGGCTGGTCAAGGAAGGCGACACTGTTTCCTCTGGCGACCTGCTGGCCGAGATCGAAACCGACAAGGCCACGATGGAGTTCGAAGCCGTTGATGAAGGCACCATCGGTAAGATCCTGATCGCCGAGGGAACCGAAGGCGTTAAGGTCAACACCGCCATTGCTGTTCTGCTGGAAGACGGCGAAAGCGCAGATGACATTGGTGCGACGCCTGCCGCCGCGCCTGCGGCTGCGCCCGCAGCAGAAACTGCAGCGCCAGCGGCGTCCGAGACGCCAGCCTCTGCCCCTGCCCCGGCTGCTCCGGTCAAGGCTGATGGCGGTCGTGTTTTCGCCTCACCACTGGCCCGTCGCATTGCGGCGCAAAAAGGTCTTGATCTATCGCAGATCGCCGGCTCTGGCCCGCATGGTCGCATCGTCAAGGCGGATGTGGAAAGCGCCACAGCCGCACCGGCTGCAGCTGCTCCAGCGCCTGCTACCGCTGCTCCATCTGCGCCTGCGGCACCAACCGGGCCGTCGGCAGACATGGTCGCTCGGATGTATGAAGGGCGCGAGTACGAGGAAATCCAGCTGGACGGTATGCGCAAAACCATCGCCGCGCGCCTGTCCGAAGCCAAACAGACCATCCCGCATTTCTATCTGCGTCGTGACATCAAGCTGGACGCGTTGCTCAAGTTCCGCAGCCAGTTGAACAAGCAGTTGGAAGGCCGTGGCGTCAAGCTGAGCGTCAACGATTTCATCATCAAAGCTGTCGCAAACGCACTGCAACAGGTTCCGGCCTGTAACGCAGTCTGGGCGGGTGACCGCGTGCTGCAACTGAAGCCTTCGGACGTCGCCGTTGCTGTTGCGATTGAGGGCGGCCTGTTCACCCCGGTTCTGCAAGATGCTGACACGAAGTCCTTGTCCGCCCTGTCGACCGAGATGAAAGACCTTGCAGCCCGCGCCCGCGAACGCAAGCTGGCACCGCATGAGTATCAGGGCGGCACCTTTGCCGTCTCAAATCTGGGTATGTTTGGCATCGACAACTTCGATGCAATCGTAAACCCGCCACATGCCGGAATTCTGGCTGTAGGGACCGGTGTGAAAAAGCCTGTTGTCGGAGATGATGGCGAGCTGACCGTGGCAACCGTTATGTCTGTCACAATGTCCGTGGATCACCGCGTCATCGACGGAGCGCTGGGGGCAGAACTGCTCAAGGCCATTGTCGACAATCTGGAAAATCCGATGGTCATGCTGGCCTGA
- a CDS encoding pyruvate dehydrogenase complex E1 component subunit beta: MATEILMPALSPTMEEGTLAKWLVKEGDTVSSGDIMAEIETDKATMEFEAVDEGIIGKILIAEGTEGVKVNTPIAVLVEEGEDASALPAAAPAAAAVTEAAPAAVEAPASAAAPAAPVVDLSPDWPADAEMKSETVREALRDAMAEEMRGDEDVYLMGEEVAEYQGAYKISQGLLDEFGPKRVIDTPITEHGFAGIAVGSAFGGLKPIVEFMTFNFAMQAIDQIINSAAKTLYMSGGQMGCPIVFRGPNGAAARVAAQHSQDYAAWYMQIPGLKVVMPYSAADAKGLLKSAIRDPNPVVFLENEILYGRSFDVPQVDDLTIPLGKARIWREGSDVTIVSFGIGMQYALEAADKLAEEGISAEVIDLRTIRPMDTGAIINSVMKTNRLVTVEEGWPQGSVGSYISSVVMQEAFDYLDAPVINCTGKDVPMPYAANLEKLALITTDEVIAAVKQVTYR, from the coding sequence ATGGCAACCGAAATTCTCATGCCCGCCCTTTCGCCCACAATGGAAGAGGGCACCCTGGCCAAATGGCTGGTCAAGGAAGGCGACACTGTAAGCTCTGGCGATATCATGGCCGAGATCGAAACCGACAAGGCGACGATGGAATTTGAAGCCGTTGATGAAGGCATCATTGGCAAGATCCTGATCGCTGAAGGTACCGAAGGGGTCAAGGTGAACACCCCTATCGCGGTTCTGGTGGAAGAAGGCGAAGACGCCTCTGCCCTGCCAGCGGCTGCCCCCGCAGCCGCAGCGGTGACCGAGGCCGCCCCTGCGGCGGTTGAGGCCCCCGCTTCTGCCGCTGCCCCCGCTGCTCCGGTCGTTGACCTGTCGCCCGATTGGCCCGCAGATGCAGAGATGAAGTCCGAAACCGTCCGTGAAGCGCTGCGTGACGCGATGGCCGAGGAAATGCGTGGTGACGAAGACGTCTACCTGATGGGTGAAGAAGTCGCCGAATATCAGGGCGCGTATAAAATCAGCCAAGGTCTGCTGGACGAGTTTGGACCCAAGCGCGTGATCGATACGCCGATCACCGAACACGGTTTTGCAGGCATCGCCGTTGGTTCAGCCTTTGGAGGTCTGAAACCGATTGTCGAGTTCATGACCTTCAACTTCGCCATGCAGGCGATTGACCAGATCATCAACTCTGCTGCCAAGACGCTTTACATGTCAGGCGGTCAGATGGGCTGCCCCATCGTGTTCCGCGGTCCTAACGGTGCCGCCGCCCGAGTGGCTGCGCAGCACTCTCAGGACTATGCAGCGTGGTACATGCAGATACCCGGCCTGAAGGTGGTGATGCCCTACTCGGCAGCCGATGCTAAAGGTCTGCTGAAATCGGCGATCCGCGACCCCAACCCGGTTGTCTTCCTGGAAAACGAAATCCTCTACGGGCGTTCTTTCGACGTGCCGCAGGTGGATGACCTGACCATCCCGCTGGGCAAGGCGCGTATTTGGCGTGAAGGTTCGGATGTGACCATCGTTAGCTTCGGCATTGGCATGCAATACGCACTCGAAGCCGCCGACAAACTGGCGGAAGAAGGCATCAGTGCCGAAGTTATCGACCTGCGCACAATCCGCCCGATGGACACTGGCGCAATCATCAACTCGGTGATGAAGACGAACCGTCTGGTGACTGTGGAAGAAGGTTGGCCGCAAGGCTCGGTCGGCAGCTACATCAGCTCGGTCGTGATGCAGGAAGCGTTCGACTATCTCGACGCCCCGGTCATCAACTGCACCGGCAAAGATGTACCGATGCCCTACGCCGCGAACCTCGAAAAGCTGGCCCTGATCACCACCGATGAGGTGATCGCCGCCGTCAAACAAGTGACCTACCGGTAA
- the pgk gene encoding phosphoglycerate kinase, with the protein MGWKTLDDMDLNGKRVLVRVDINVPVVDGVVTDATRIQRIAPTVRDILAAGGKPILLAHFGRPGGERRENLSLKQLVPTLESTFGAPVLFAADCVGTEAELAADALQPGQVLLLENTRFHAAETKNDADLAAGMAKLGDVYCNDAFSAAHRAHSSTEALARLLPACAGRLMQAELQALQGALGAPKRPVTAVVGGAKVSTKLELLGNLIDKVDYLVIGGGMANTFLVSKGLNVGKSLAERNMKDTAAEILTKAESSGCIIVLPTDIVVADKFEAHAPHQVLPANQCPEDSMILDAGPESVAAITEIFAKSKTLIWNGPLGAFELEPFDAATNAAALKAAALTRSGQLVSVAGGGDTVAALNASGAAHDFSYISTAGGAFLEWMEGKTLPGVAALEQ; encoded by the coding sequence ATGGGCTGGAAAACACTGGACGATATGGATCTGAACGGCAAACGCGTGCTGGTGCGCGTGGACATCAATGTCCCTGTCGTTGACGGTGTTGTGACCGACGCCACCCGTATCCAGCGGATCGCACCGACAGTGCGCGATATTCTGGCCGCCGGTGGTAAGCCGATCCTACTGGCCCATTTCGGTCGCCCGGGTGGCGAGCGACGCGAAAACTTGTCACTCAAGCAACTGGTGCCGACACTGGAAAGCACCTTTGGCGCCCCTGTCCTGTTTGCAGCCGATTGCGTGGGCACCGAGGCTGAACTGGCCGCCGATGCGTTGCAACCGGGTCAGGTATTGCTGCTGGAAAACACGCGCTTTCACGCAGCCGAGACCAAGAACGACGCTGATCTGGCCGCAGGCATGGCCAAGCTGGGGGACGTTTATTGCAACGATGCGTTTTCAGCCGCGCACCGCGCCCACAGTTCGACCGAGGCTTTGGCGCGCCTTCTGCCCGCATGTGCAGGTCGCCTGATGCAAGCCGAATTGCAAGCGCTGCAAGGCGCACTGGGTGCCCCTAAACGGCCCGTAACTGCTGTCGTAGGCGGTGCAAAAGTATCCACCAAACTGGAGTTGTTGGGCAATCTGATCGACAAGGTGGACTATCTTGTCATTGGCGGTGGCATGGCCAATACCTTTCTGGTCTCAAAAGGTCTGAACGTCGGCAAATCGCTGGCTGAGCGGAACATGAAGGATACCGCTGCCGAAATCCTGACCAAAGCCGAAAGCTCAGGCTGCATCATTGTTCTGCCCACGGATATTGTGGTTGCAGACAAATTCGAAGCCCATGCTCCGCATCAGGTCCTGCCCGCAAATCAATGCCCCGAAGACAGCATGATCCTGGATGCAGGTCCTGAAAGCGTCGCCGCGATCACCGAGATCTTTGCAAAAAGCAAAACGCTGATCTGGAACGGCCCGCTTGGCGCGTTCGAATTGGAACCCTTTGATGCAGCGACCAATGCGGCCGCATTGAAAGCGGCGGCTTTGACCCGTTCGGGCCAGTTGGTCTCAGTTGCCGGTGGCGGCGATACCGTTGCCGCATTGAACGCATCGGGCGCGGCGCATGATTTCTCGTACATCTCCACTGCGGGCGGCGCGTTCTTGGAATGGATGGAGGGTAAGACTCTGCCCGGTGTAGCCGCATTGGAACAGTAG
- the cysE gene encoding serine O-acetyltransferase, translating into MFEKRSHVTPVDPVWTRITSEAHAAVEKEPLMGGLVHACILHHRSLERALSYRISAKLCSNEMSMMVLREIVDEAYADDPHLIEAARADLMAVYERDPACHRLLQPILYFKGYQAMQAYRVAHWLWTKGRYDLAYFFQMRSSEIFGIDIHPAAKIGKGIMIDHAHSIVIGETAVVGDNVSMLHSVTLGGTGKEEEQRHPKIGNGVLIGAGAKVLGNIEVGHCSRIAAGSVVLQPVPACKTVAGIPAKIVGEAGCDQPAISMDHMLGKDQ; encoded by the coding sequence ATGTTTGAAAAGCGCAGTCACGTAACACCGGTTGATCCGGTTTGGACCCGCATCACATCCGAGGCCCACGCGGCCGTAGAAAAAGAACCACTCATGGGTGGTCTTGTGCACGCCTGTATCCTGCATCACCGCAGCCTTGAACGCGCGCTTTCCTATCGGATTTCGGCCAAGCTGTGCTCGAACGAGATGTCGATGATGGTCTTGCGAGAGATTGTCGACGAAGCATATGCCGATGATCCACATCTGATCGAAGCGGCGCGGGCCGATCTGATGGCCGTTTACGAGCGTGACCCCGCATGTCACCGCCTGTTGCAGCCGATCCTTTACTTCAAAGGGTATCAGGCGATGCAGGCCTATCGGGTTGCGCATTGGCTGTGGACAAAGGGTCGCTATGATCTGGCCTATTTTTTCCAGATGCGCTCGTCCGAGATTTTCGGGATCGATATTCACCCGGCTGCAAAGATCGGTAAGGGCATCATGATTGACCATGCCCATTCCATCGTTATTGGAGAAACAGCGGTTGTCGGCGATAACGTTTCAATGTTGCATTCGGTAACGCTGGGCGGAACCGGCAAGGAAGAGGAACAGCGCCACCCCAAGATCGGCAACGGGGTTCTGATTGGGGCCGGAGCGAAAGTTCTGGGCAATATCGAAGTTGGCCATTGCAGCCGTATCGCTGCGGGTTCAGTGGTTCTGCAACCTGTACCGGCTTGCAAAACAGTTGCCGGTATTCCAGCGAAGATCGTGGGCGAGGCGGGATGCGATCAGCCTGCGATCTCGATGGACCACATGCTGGGCAAAGACCAGTAG
- a CDS encoding septum formation initiator family protein yields the protein MSRSHRPGLGAVAFFSVAFMLGVYFTFAAVQGDYGLFRRVEIAAERDALSRDLAKLNTEIAEMENLTLRLSDTYLDLDLLDQQARSVLGMIRADEIVIR from the coding sequence GTGTCCCGTTCCCATCGGCCCGGTTTGGGCGCAGTTGCTTTCTTCTCGGTGGCTTTCATGCTGGGTGTCTATTTCACCTTTGCCGCCGTACAAGGAGATTATGGCCTGTTCCGGCGGGTCGAGATTGCAGCGGAACGGGACGCTCTGTCGCGCGATTTGGCGAAGCTGAATACCGAGATCGCCGAGATGGAGAACCTGACGCTACGGTTATCTGACACTTATCTTGACCTGGACCTTCTGGACCAGCAGGCACGCTCGGTTCTGGGTATGATCCGCGCGGACGAGATCGTCATTCGCTAA
- a CDS encoding zinc-dependent peptidase — protein sequence MLVFLLLVALIAGGVAYYFWSKQQARRALLAAPLSDQQRRLIDAQVPILQKVPQDLRAKLEGKINLFLDQVEFIGCDGLDVTEDMQMSIAAQACLLVVNTELWYDNLTTILIYPSAFKSRQSRHSGYVVTEKEIVRTGESWNRGPVILSWAHSQRGAMNDHDGQNVVFHEFAHQIDDLTGSANGVPVLSANQSFSEWEAAFLTAYDAHVQAVEMGRPTVIDPYGAEGHEEFFAVSVEVFFERPKALRNSDPEVYKQLSKLFHLDPAQWH from the coding sequence ATGTTGGTTTTTTTGTTACTTGTCGCCCTGATCGCTGGTGGTGTGGCGTATTACTTTTGGTCAAAGCAACAGGCCCGCCGGGCCCTGCTGGCCGCGCCGCTGAGCGATCAGCAACGACGGCTTATCGACGCTCAGGTCCCGATCCTGCAGAAAGTGCCGCAAGACCTGCGCGCAAAGCTGGAAGGCAAAATCAACCTGTTTCTCGATCAGGTCGAGTTTATAGGTTGCGACGGTCTGGATGTCACAGAAGACATGCAGATGTCCATCGCCGCGCAAGCCTGTCTGTTGGTTGTGAATACTGAGCTTTGGTATGACAACCTCACCACCATCCTAATCTATCCCAGTGCTTTCAAATCCAGACAGAGCCGACACAGCGGTTATGTCGTCACCGAAAAAGAAATCGTGCGAACTGGCGAAAGCTGGAATCGCGGCCCGGTGATCCTGTCCTGGGCGCACAGCCAACGTGGTGCGATGAACGATCATGACGGACAAAACGTTGTCTTTCACGAATTCGCACATCAGATCGACGATCTGACAGGGTCGGCCAATGGTGTGCCCGTTCTCAGCGCCAACCAGAGCTTTTCGGAGTGGGAGGCCGCGTTTCTGACGGCTTATGACGCCCATGTACAGGCCGTTGAAATGGGACGCCCAACCGTAATTGACCCCTACGGCGCGGAAGGGCACGAAGAGTTTTTCGCCGTTTCAGTTGAAGTGTTCTTTGAGCGACCAAAGGCACTCCGCAACTCTGACCCAGAGGTCTACAAACAGCTGTCGAAACTTTTTCACCTGGATCCTGCACAATGGCATTAG